The following are encoded in a window of Narcine bancroftii isolate sNarBan1 chromosome 2, sNarBan1.hap1, whole genome shotgun sequence genomic DNA:
- the LOC138752559 gene encoding uncharacterized protein: protein MKVKRILKEPVYGNPVPFLRAEWSPNKPMAYRNAPGCVKQPFQVYPGPHLLPRQLLPAPVQRWPQPESVHPGLANFQSALFKSALEYTNQSLNLSVKKEAIALSCRPEAEAGSGSVATCSSAVPVECFSLQQVFSRPGLAQEGVSRPVLAQQEVSRPGLAQQGVSGPGLAQQGVSRPGLAQQGVSWPGLAQQEVSWPGLAQQGVFRPGLSPQTAARPAHLLQVVSRLEFMKKGHSFVSEGYKPTENLID, encoded by the exons ATGAAAGTGAAGCGGATCCTGAAGGAACCAGTCTATGGTAATCCCGTCCCCTTTCTGCGAGCTGAGTGGTCACCG AATAAACCCATGGCCTACAGGAATGCACCTGGTTGTGTGAAGCAGCCGTTTCAGGTCTACCCGGGGCCACATCTCCTGCCCAGACAGCTGCTGCCGGCACCTGTTCAGCGGTGGCCTCAACCTGAGTCGGTGCACCCTGGTTTGGCTAATTTCCAGTCAGCCCTCTTCAAAAGTGCCTTGGAATACACAAACCAATCCCTCAACCTCTCCGTCAAGAAGGAAGCGATTGCACTCTCCTGCAGACCAGAAGCCGAGGCAGGGAGCGGCTCTGTGGCTACCTGTAGCTCTGCTGTCCCTGTGGAATGCTTCTCACTGCAACAGGTCTTCTCCAGGCCTGGCCTGGCCCAGGAGGGGGTCTCCAGACCTGTCCTGGCCCAGCAGGAGGTCTCCAGGCCTGGCCTGGCCCAGCAGGGGGTCTCCGGGCCTGGCCTGGCCCAGCAAGGGGTCTCCAGGCCTGGCCTGGCCCAGCAGGGGGTCTCCTGGCCTGGCCTGGCCCAGCAGGAGGTCTCCTGGCCTGGCCTGGCCCAGCAGGGCGTCTTCAGGCCTGGACTCTCCCCGCAGACAGCGGCCAGGCCTGCCCATCTCCTGCAAGTGGTCTCCAGGTTGGAATTCATGAAGAAGGGTCACTCCTTTGTATCCGAAGGTTACAAACCCACGGAGAATTTGATCGACTGA